A stretch of Comamonadaceae bacterium M7527 DNA encodes these proteins:
- a CDS encoding FAD-dependent monooxygenase, protein MTTTADIAVYGSGITAHTTALLMADMGLRVQVSASPSSQSVADIRAYAINHASRSTLTAAGVWPASGEAAWLTPVDHMRVFGDGVGQLLLDGQGDQPVAWMLDVAALEALLAQKVSAHPRIDCCAAGQAPVGTLSVLCEGKHSAWRARLGIDTQPVMYPHRALAARLQLSEPHGGVAQQWFDGDTILALLPVGGASGRELAMVWSMAQTACNDWVAQAHGDDGALALAQAIQQASRHTFKDITLIGRPVAFDLVLSRATQWVRPGVALVGDSAHTIHPLAGLGLNMGLADVQALVNVVAARRRGQSVADMRLLRRYQRARATSTISLQCATHGLFHLFTQPWAKAQPVQGLRNWGMLAVNAATPLKAWIKAQGMGRAET, encoded by the coding sequence ATGACTACAACCGCCGACATTGCCGTTTATGGCAGCGGTATCACCGCGCACACCACTGCTTTACTCATGGCTGACATGGGTTTGCGGGTGCAGGTGAGTGCGTCGCCGTCTTCCCAGTCAGTGGCCGACATTCGCGCCTACGCCATCAACCATGCATCGCGCAGCACGCTGACTGCGGCTGGCGTATGGCCAGCCTCGGGTGAGGCCGCCTGGCTTACACCGGTAGACCACATGCGTGTGTTTGGCGATGGTGTGGGCCAGTTGTTACTGGACGGCCAGGGCGATCAGCCTGTGGCTTGGATGTTGGATGTAGCCGCTTTAGAGGCTTTACTGGCTCAAAAAGTAAGTGCTCACCCACGTATCGACTGTTGCGCAGCAGGTCAGGCGCCTGTGGGCACGCTGAGCGTGTTGTGTGAGGGCAAGCACAGTGCTTGGCGTGCCAGGCTGGGCATTGACACCCAGCCCGTGATGTATCCGCACCGCGCCTTGGCGGCACGCTTGCAGCTGTCCGAGCCCCATGGCGGCGTGGCGCAACAGTGGTTTGACGGCGACACCATACTGGCCTTGCTGCCTGTGGGCGGTGCCAGCGGGCGTGAGTTGGCCATGGTGTGGTCTATGGCGCAAACCGCTTGCAACGACTGGGTGGCCCAAGCGCATGGCGACGACGGCGCACTGGCCTTGGCGCAAGCCATACAACAGGCCAGCCGCCACACCTTTAAAGACATCACGCTCATAGGCCGCCCGGTTGCGTTTGACCTGGTGTTGTCCAGGGCCACGCAGTGGGTGCGCCCTGGTGTGGCCTTGGTGGGTGACTCTGCACACACCATTCACCCCCTGGCGGGCTTGGGCTTAAACATGGGCCTGGCCGATGTACAGGCGTTGGTCAACGTGGTCGCGGCGCGGCGCAGAGGCCAAAGCGTGGCAGACATGCGCTTGCTGCGTCGCTACCAGCGCGCGCGTGCCACCAGCACCATCAGTTTGCAATGCGCCACACATGGCTTGTTTCATTTGTTCACCCAGCCGTGGGCAAAGGCGCAGCCTGTGCAAGGTTTGCGCAACTGGGGCATGCTTGCAGTCAATGCTGCCACTCCCCTGAAAGCCTGGATAAAAGCACAAGGCATGGGCCGCGCTGAAACTTAA
- a CDS encoding DsbC family protein — MTHIKRIARALTALALVGLFSTQATAQEAPQAATIKSNLARQLPNLPAIDSVQATPMKGLFEVRFGGSDILYTDAAGEFLIQGALIDLKAKRNLTEERINALSAIAFDKLPLKDAFVIKRGTGERKIAVFEDPNCGYCKRFEQGLATIDNITVYVFLYPILGPDSVKKSQAIWCAKDPGKTFEDWMLEGVTPPAASCNTDAITRNTAFGQRNKIQGTPAIFFADGTRVPGAISADEVEKRLAASK; from the coding sequence ATGACACACATCAAACGCATCGCGCGCGCCCTGACTGCCTTGGCCCTGGTTGGCCTGTTCAGCACACAAGCCACGGCGCAAGAAGCGCCGCAAGCGGCAACGATCAAGAGCAACCTGGCCAGGCAGTTGCCCAACCTGCCCGCTATTGACAGCGTGCAAGCCACGCCCATGAAGGGTTTGTTTGAGGTGCGTTTTGGCGGCAGCGACATTTTGTACACCGACGCGGCTGGTGAGTTTTTGATTCAAGGCGCGCTGATTGACCTCAAAGCCAAGCGCAACCTCACCGAAGAGCGTATCAATGCGCTGTCTGCAATTGCTTTTGACAAGCTGCCACTGAAAGACGCGTTTGTGATCAAGCGCGGCACAGGCGAGCGCAAGATCGCCGTCTTTGAAGACCCCAACTGTGGTTACTGCAAGCGCTTTGAGCAGGGCTTGGCCACCATTGACAACATCACGGTCTACGTTTTTTTGTACCCCATCCTGGGCCCAGACTCGGTTAAGAAATCGCAAGCCATTTGGTGCGCCAAAGATCCAGGCAAAACATTTGAAGACTGGATGCTGGAAGGCGTTACGCCACCGGCGGCCAGTTGCAACACAGACGCCATTACCCGCAACACCGCGTTTGGTCAGCGCAACAAAATACAAGGCACCCCTGCCATCTTTTTTGCAGACGGCACACGCGTGCCAGGCGCGATTTCTGCCGATGAGGTTGAGAAGCGCTTGGCTGCCAGCAAATAA
- a CDS encoding peptidase M61, with protein sequence MATRAPVKLAQSKADVSYTVGVDHVESHLFHVELRIAKPARQQLLSLPVWIAGSYLVREFSGQLQSLSATQGRSGCVVHQRSKNEWMVSTKAGAPLTVRYAVYAFDASVRTAYLDQTRGFFNPTSLCLRVAQTHAPLQLTINKPAKAGLAAWRVSTALLPQQLDGKGFGRYVAANYDELADTPVTMGDFWRGQFKLRGVVHQFVVTGMGGSANPGFDTKRLLADTKRICEAQMALWHGTGARATALPFDRYVFMLHASGSGYGGLEHKHSTALICQRADLPRLTTNGAAPSVPPTAQDGYTQLLGLISHEYFHTWNVKRMRPAELASINYDRENYTELLWFFEGFTSYFDDLLVQRAGLFSRDTYLELLTKTINQVAQTPGRLVQSVAQSSFDAWVKYYRINENTPNATVSYYTKGALVALCLDLCLRSAGSTLDQLMRRLWVDTGGGPMREQDVVSALKQMGHADLARQLLSWVHSTNELPVAALLAQFGVQQSTSAATTAQQLGVRVQETNGLRISHVQRGSAAEAAGLASGDEWLAIAVNGQTWRVNKLADVLAWLPESGEMQALVNRDGQVLTLALQWPAQKPLQPVQLRVVDEALLKTWLSVS encoded by the coding sequence ATGGCGACACGCGCACCTGTCAAGTTGGCACAGAGCAAGGCCGACGTTTCCTACACAGTTGGTGTTGACCATGTGGAAAGCCATTTGTTTCATGTGGAGTTGCGCATTGCAAAGCCCGCCAGACAGCAGCTTCTGAGCCTGCCCGTGTGGATTGCCGGCAGCTATCTGGTGCGTGAGTTTTCAGGACAATTGCAAAGCCTCAGCGCTACCCAAGGGCGCAGTGGCTGTGTGGTTCATCAGCGAAGCAAAAACGAATGGATGGTGAGCACCAAAGCTGGCGCACCACTAACGGTGCGCTACGCCGTTTATGCATTTGATGCCTCGGTGCGCACCGCTTACCTGGACCAGACGCGCGGATTTTTTAACCCCACCAGCCTGTGCTTGCGCGTGGCACAAACCCATGCGCCGCTGCAGTTGACGATCAACAAGCCTGCAAAAGCCGGCCTGGCTGCGTGGCGCGTGTCTACAGCCCTGTTGCCTCAACAACTTGATGGCAAAGGCTTTGGCCGCTATGTGGCCGCCAACTACGACGAGCTCGCCGATACGCCCGTGACCATGGGTGACTTTTGGCGTGGGCAATTCAAGCTGCGTGGCGTGGTGCATCAGTTTGTGGTGACAGGCATGGGCGGCAGTGCCAACCCCGGCTTTGACACCAAGCGTTTGCTGGCTGATACCAAACGCATTTGTGAGGCCCAGATGGCCTTGTGGCATGGCACCGGTGCGAGGGCGACTGCATTGCCATTTGACCGCTATGTGTTCATGTTGCACGCCAGTGGCAGCGGCTACGGTGGCCTGGAGCACAAGCACAGCACCGCACTGATTTGTCAGCGCGCTGACTTGCCGCGCCTGACCACCAACGGCGCGGCGCCAAGCGTGCCGCCCACCGCACAAGATGGCTATACCCAGTTGCTGGGACTGATTAGCCACGAGTATTTCCACACCTGGAATGTCAAGCGCATGCGCCCAGCCGAGCTGGCCAGCATCAACTACGACCGCGAAAACTACACCGAGTTGCTGTGGTTTTTTGAGGGCTTCACCAGTTACTTTGACGACCTGCTGGTCCAGCGCGCAGGCCTTTTTTCGCGCGACACATACCTGGAGCTGCTCACCAAAACCATTAACCAGGTGGCGCAAACGCCCGGGCGCTTGGTGCAAAGCGTGGCCCAATCCAGTTTTGATGCTTGGGTGAAGTACTACCGCATCAACGAAAACACGCCCAATGCCACGGTGAGTTACTACACCAAAGGTGCGCTAGTGGCCTTGTGCCTGGACCTGTGTTTGCGCAGCGCAGGCAGCACACTAGACCAGCTCATGCGCAGGCTATGGGTTGACACCGGTGGTGGTCCCATGCGTGAGCAAGATGTTGTCAGCGCGCTAAAGCAAATGGGCCACGCCGACCTGGCGCGCCAGTTGTTGAGCTGGGTGCACAGCACAAACGAACTTCCTGTAGCGGCCTTGCTGGCACAGTTTGGTGTGCAACAAAGCACCAGTGCCGCTACCACTGCGCAGCAGCTGGGCGTGCGGGTGCAAGAGACCAATGGCTTGCGCATCAGCCACGTTCAACGCGGCAGTGCGGCCGAGGCGGCTGGTTTGGCCAGTGGTGATGAGTGGCTGGCGATTGCTGTCAATGGTCAAACCTGGCGTGTGAACAAACTGGCCGACGTATTGGCCTGGCTGCCCGAGTCTGGCGAGATGCAAGCCCTGGTCAACCGCGATGGTCAAGTGCTAACGCTGGCGCTGCAGTGGCCTGCGCAAAAGCCTTTGCAGCCGGTACAACTGCGCGTTGTCGATGAGGCATTGTTAAAGACTTGGCTAAGCGTTTCTTGA
- the paaG gene encoding 2-(1,2-epoxy-1,2-dihydrophenyl)acetyl-CoA isomerase PaaG: MVGPVALITLNRAQALNSFNRPMHTDLWAALDQAAATPGVRCTVITGAGRGFCAGADLSDFDFTPGPDMVKRADPGPVIDQCFNPTVRRLQAHPMPTIAAVNGVAAGAGASFAFACDMVLASTSASFIQAFSKIGLVPDAGGSWLLTERLGLARAMGLAMTGDKLGATQAKEWGLIWDVVEGDTAALLDAAMALANKLAVMPTKALVATRHLLRASTTSTLDAQLDLERDTQSQLGATHDYMEGVQAFLEKRAPKFTGQ, encoded by the coding sequence ATCGTTGGACCTGTTGCGCTCATCACACTCAACCGCGCACAGGCACTCAACAGCTTTAACCGCCCCATGCACACCGACTTGTGGGCAGCTTTAGACCAGGCCGCCGCCACGCCTGGCGTGCGCTGCACAGTCATAACAGGTGCTGGCAGAGGCTTTTGCGCCGGTGCCGACTTGTCAGACTTTGACTTCACGCCCGGGCCCGACATGGTCAAGCGTGCAGACCCAGGACCAGTGATTGACCAATGCTTCAACCCCACAGTGCGCCGCTTACAGGCCCACCCCATGCCCACCATTGCCGCGGTCAACGGCGTAGCAGCAGGCGCAGGTGCATCCTTTGCATTTGCCTGTGACATGGTGCTGGCCAGCACCAGCGCCAGCTTCATACAAGCCTTTAGCAAAATTGGCCTGGTACCCGATGCGGGTGGCTCGTGGCTGCTCACTGAGCGCTTGGGCCTGGCCCGCGCCATGGGCCTGGCCATGACCGGCGACAAACTGGGTGCAACACAGGCTAAAGAGTGGGGGCTTATTTGGGATGTTGTCGAAGGTGACACGGCGGCCTTGTTGGATGCTGCAATGGCCTTGGCCAACAAGCTGGCCGTGATGCCCACCAAAGCACTGGTGGCAACCAGACACTTGCTGCGCGCCAGTACCACCAGCACACTGGATGCGCAGCTGGACCTGGAGCGCGATACGCAGTCACAACTGGGTGCAACGCACGACTACATGGAGGGCGTGCAAGCGTTTTTAGAAAAACGCGCGCCCAAGTTCACGGGGCAGTAA
- the paaI gene encoding hydroxyphenylacetyl-CoA thioesterase PaaI, with product MSTATSQTPAAALALAQRTSAHMFEADQASRSTMGMTLTQCTPGEAVMHMTVQDKHLNGLGICHGGFIFTLADSAFAFACNSRNQATVASGCSIEFLEAARLGDQLQATASEQALRGRAGVYDIRVTNQDNKTIALFRGKSMAIKGSVFPD from the coding sequence ATGAGCACAGCCACAAGCCAAACACCAGCGGCAGCACTGGCGCTGGCCCAACGCACAAGCGCACACATGTTTGAGGCCGACCAGGCCAGTCGCAGCACCATGGGCATGACACTGACCCAGTGCACGCCAGGCGAGGCGGTCATGCACATGACCGTACAAGACAAACACCTCAATGGCTTGGGCATTTGCCATGGCGGCTTTATTTTTACCCTGGCCGATTCAGCCTTTGCGTTTGCCTGTAACAGCCGCAATCAAGCCACGGTTGCGTCGGGCTGCAGTATTGAATTTTTAGAGGCCGCCCGTTTGGGTGATCAACTGCAAGCCACCGCCTCAGAGCAAGCGTTGCGCGGGCGTGCCGGTGTGTACGACATACGCGTGACCAACCAGGACAACAAGACCATTGCCTTGTTTAGGGGCAAGTCAATGGCGATTAAAGGCAGCGTTTTTCCAGACTGA
- the paaF gene encoding phenylacetate--CoA ligase, with protein MTSTNLPLDPMETASVDELRALQLKRLKATLAHAYANSPVYKAKFDAAGVHPNDCSSLADLAKFPFTTKADLRDNYPFGMFAVPRSEVVRIHASSGTTGKPTVVGYTQNDIDTWAGLVARSLRASGARRGDMVHVSYGYGLFTGGLGAHYGAERLGLTVVPFGGGQTERQVQLIQDFKPDIIMVTPSYMLAIADEFERQGIDPRSSSLRLGVFGAEPWTNDMRVAIEQRMGIDAVDIYGLSEVMGPGVANECIETKDGPTIWEDHFYPEIINPETGELVADGEMGELVFTSLTKEALPIIRYRTRDLTRLLPGSARPMRRMEKITGRSDDMMIVRGVNVFPTQIEELILRQTALTPHYQCVLSKDGHLDCLTVHVEVAPSQTVDGAAAKAAAQALAQDVKTFVGSSITVVLQATGGVERSMGKAKRVVDTR; from the coding sequence ATGACAAGCACTAACTTGCCACTAGACCCCATGGAGACCGCCAGCGTTGATGAGCTGCGCGCACTGCAACTCAAGCGCCTCAAGGCCACACTGGCACACGCCTACGCCAACTCGCCCGTCTACAAGGCCAAGTTCGACGCTGCTGGCGTACACCCCAACGATTGCAGTAGCCTGGCAGACCTGGCCAAGTTTCCATTCACCACCAAAGCAGACCTGCGCGACAACTACCCCTTTGGCATGTTCGCCGTACCGCGCAGCGAGGTGGTGCGCATACACGCGTCCAGCGGCACCACGGGCAAGCCCACGGTGGTGGGCTACACGCAAAACGACATAGACACATGGGCCGGCCTGGTCGCGCGCAGCTTGCGCGCCAGCGGTGCCCGCCGTGGCGACATGGTGCACGTGAGCTACGGCTACGGCTTGTTTACGGGTGGCCTGGGCGCGCATTACGGCGCAGAGCGTTTGGGCCTCACGGTGGTGCCCTTTGGCGGCGGGCAAACCGAGCGCCAGGTCCAACTCATTCAAGACTTCAAGCCCGACATCATCATGGTGACACCCAGCTATATGCTGGCTATTGCAGACGAGTTTGAGCGCCAGGGCATTGACCCGCGCAGCAGCTCACTGCGCTTGGGCGTGTTTGGCGCTGAGCCCTGGACCAACGACATGCGCGTGGCCATTGAGCAGCGCATGGGCATAGACGCGGTAGACATTTACGGTCTGTCTGAAGTGATGGGCCCCGGTGTGGCCAACGAGTGCATTGAAACCAAAGACGGCCCCACCATTTGGGAAGACCACTTTTACCCAGAGATCATCAACCCCGAAACCGGTGAACTGGTGGCCGACGGCGAGATGGGCGAGTTGGTGTTCACAAGCCTGACCAAAGAGGCATTGCCCATTATTCGTTACCGTACACGCGACCTCACACGCCTGCTACCAGGTAGCGCACGCCCCATGCGCCGCATGGAAAAAATCACAGGGCGCAGCGACGACATGATGATTGTGCGCGGCGTTAATGTATTTCCCACACAAATTGAAGAGCTGATACTCAGGCAAACCGCCCTGACGCCGCACTACCAATGCGTGCTCAGCAAAGACGGCCACCTGGACTGCTTGACTGTTCACGTGGAAGTCGCTCCCAGCCAGACTGTAGATGGCGCGGCGGCCAAGGCCGCTGCCCAAGCGCTGGCGCAAGACGTGAAGACGTTTGTAGGCAGCAGCATCACGGTCGTGTTGCAAGCCACTGGCGGCGTAGAGCGCAGCATGGGCAAAGCCAAACGCGTTGTTGACACGCGGTAA